In a genomic window of Carassius carassius chromosome 43, fCarCar2.1, whole genome shotgun sequence:
- the LOC132124859 gene encoding excitatory amino acid transporter 2-like isoform X1 yields MPKHVEVRMHESHLEPIEARPSSKLRTICQKMCKNLLLTLTVMGVILGAVSGMLLRVASPIDDNIVMVIAFPGDILMRMLKMLILPLIISSLITGLAGLDAKSSGRLGSRAMIYYMTTTVIAAVLGVILVLLIHPGNPKLKENLGEGAKNDEVSSLDAFFDLIRNLFPENLVQACFQQIQTVVKKEEVQPDFDDTNSTDYLSNATKPPPIFTDKKSLQYKSGMNVLGIIGFFIAFGICMGKMGEKARLMIDFFNILNEIVMKLVIMIMWYSPFGIACLICGKIISIKDLEVVGRQLGMYMVTVIIGLIIHGAIFLPCIYFAIVRKNPFSFFMGIFQAWITALGTASSAGTLPVTFRCLEENLGIDKRVTRFVLPVGATINMDGTALYEAVAAIFIAQMNGIVLDPGQIVTVSLTATLASVGAASIPSAGLVTMLLILTAVGLPTQDISLLVAVDWLLDRFRTSVNVVGDSYGAGIIYHLSKAELDALDAQHAKSDDIEMMTKTQTYYDDLKNHHENNSNQCV; encoded by the exons GTGTGATTTTGGGAGCTGTTTCTGGTATGCTGCTGCGTGTTGCTTCTCCGATCGATGACAACATTGTCATGGTAATTGCCTTCCCTGGAGATATTCTAATGAGGATGCTAAAAATGCTCATCCTTCCCTTAATCATCTCCAGCTTAATCACAG GTCTCGCTGGTCTGGATGCAAAGTCAAGTGGTCGTCTGGGATCCAGAGCCATGATTTATTACATGACCACTACTGTCATTGCTGCTGTGCTGGGGGTCATCCTGGTGCTCCTCATCCACCCCGGAAACCCAAAACTCAAGGAGAACCTAGGAGAAGGAGCCAAGAATGATGAGGTTTCCAGTCTTGATGCCTTTTTTGACCTTATCAGAAACCTCTTCCCTGAGAACTTGGTTCAGGCTTGCTTCCAGCAG ATCCAGACCGTGGTGAAGAAGGAAGAAGTTCAACCTGATTTCGATGACACCAACAGCACTGACTATCTGTCCAATGCCACCAAACCACCCCCTATTTTCACAGACAAGAAATCTCTCCAGTACAAGAGCGGAATGAACGTGCTGG GTATAATTGGATTCTTCATTGCTTTTGGTATTTGCATGGGCAAGATGGGAGAGAAAGCTAGGCTCATGATTGACTTCTTCAACATACTCAATGAGATTGTGATGAAGCTGGTTATCATGATCATGTG GTACTCTCCCTTTGGCATTGCCTGCTTGATCTGTGGAAAGATCATCTCTATCAAAGATCTGGAGGTGGTGGGCAGGCAGCTGGGGATGTACATGGTGACAGTTATTATTGGTCTGATCATCCATGGTGCCATATTCCTGCCATGCATCTACTTTGCAATTGTACGGAAAAATCCCTTCTCGTTCTTCATGGGCATCTTCCAGGCCTGGATCACGGCTCTGGGCACAGCCTCTAG TGCCGGCACTCTGCCCGTAACATTCCGGTGTCTTGAGGAAAACCTTGGTATTGACAAGAGAGTTACACGTTTTGTGCTTCCTGTTGGAGCAACAATTAACATGGATGGAACAGCCCTCTATGAGGCTGTGGCTGCCATTTTTATTGCCCAGATGAATGGAATTGTTTTAGATCCTGGTCAAATCGTCACTGTCAG TCTTACAGCAACCCTTGCCAGTGTTGGGGCAGCTAGTATCCCCAGTGCTGGACTGGTCACCATGTTGCTCATTCTGACGGCCGTTGGACTTCCTACCCAAGACATCAGTCTGCTGGTGGCTGTTGACTGGCTTCT GGATCGTTTCCGTACCTCAGTGAATGTAGTTGGAGACTCATATGGGGCTGGCATCATCTACCATCTGTCCAAGGCAGAGCTGGATGCTCTGGACGCCCAACATGCAAAGTCTGATGACATAGAGATGATGACCAAGACCCAGACCTACTATGATGACCTCAAAAACCATCATGAAAACAACTCCAACCAGTGCGT
- the LOC132124859 gene encoding excitatory amino acid transporter 2-like isoform X2 — protein sequence MPKHVEVRMHESHLEPIEARPSSKLRTICQKMCKNLLLTLTVMGVILGAVSGMLLRVASPIDDNIVMVIAFPGDILMRMLKMLILPLIISSLITGLAGLDAKSSGRLGSRAMIYYMTTTVIAAVLGVILVLLIHPGNPKLKENLGEGAKNDEVSSLDAFFDLIRNLFPENLVQACFQQIQTVVKKEEVQPDFDDTNSTDYLSNATKPPPIFTDKKSLQYKSGMNVLGIIGFFIAFGICMGKMGEKARLMIDFFNILNEIVMKLVIMIMWYSPFGIACLICGKIISIKDLEVVGRQLGMYMVTVIIGLIIHGAIFLPCIYFAIVRKNPFSFFMGIFQAWITALGTASSAGTLPVTFRCLEENLGIDKRVTRFVLPVGATINMDGTALYEAVAAIFIAQMNGIVLDPGQIVTVSLTATLASVGAASIPSAGLVTMLLILTAVGLPTQDISLLVAVDWLLDRFRTSVNVVGDSYGAGIIYHLSKAELDALDAQHAKSDDIEMMTKTQTYYDDLKNHHENNSNQ from the exons GTGTGATTTTGGGAGCTGTTTCTGGTATGCTGCTGCGTGTTGCTTCTCCGATCGATGACAACATTGTCATGGTAATTGCCTTCCCTGGAGATATTCTAATGAGGATGCTAAAAATGCTCATCCTTCCCTTAATCATCTCCAGCTTAATCACAG GTCTCGCTGGTCTGGATGCAAAGTCAAGTGGTCGTCTGGGATCCAGAGCCATGATTTATTACATGACCACTACTGTCATTGCTGCTGTGCTGGGGGTCATCCTGGTGCTCCTCATCCACCCCGGAAACCCAAAACTCAAGGAGAACCTAGGAGAAGGAGCCAAGAATGATGAGGTTTCCAGTCTTGATGCCTTTTTTGACCTTATCAGAAACCTCTTCCCTGAGAACTTGGTTCAGGCTTGCTTCCAGCAG ATCCAGACCGTGGTGAAGAAGGAAGAAGTTCAACCTGATTTCGATGACACCAACAGCACTGACTATCTGTCCAATGCCACCAAACCACCCCCTATTTTCACAGACAAGAAATCTCTCCAGTACAAGAGCGGAATGAACGTGCTGG GTATAATTGGATTCTTCATTGCTTTTGGTATTTGCATGGGCAAGATGGGAGAGAAAGCTAGGCTCATGATTGACTTCTTCAACATACTCAATGAGATTGTGATGAAGCTGGTTATCATGATCATGTG GTACTCTCCCTTTGGCATTGCCTGCTTGATCTGTGGAAAGATCATCTCTATCAAAGATCTGGAGGTGGTGGGCAGGCAGCTGGGGATGTACATGGTGACAGTTATTATTGGTCTGATCATCCATGGTGCCATATTCCTGCCATGCATCTACTTTGCAATTGTACGGAAAAATCCCTTCTCGTTCTTCATGGGCATCTTCCAGGCCTGGATCACGGCTCTGGGCACAGCCTCTAG TGCCGGCACTCTGCCCGTAACATTCCGGTGTCTTGAGGAAAACCTTGGTATTGACAAGAGAGTTACACGTTTTGTGCTTCCTGTTGGAGCAACAATTAACATGGATGGAACAGCCCTCTATGAGGCTGTGGCTGCCATTTTTATTGCCCAGATGAATGGAATTGTTTTAGATCCTGGTCAAATCGTCACTGTCAG TCTTACAGCAACCCTTGCCAGTGTTGGGGCAGCTAGTATCCCCAGTGCTGGACTGGTCACCATGTTGCTCATTCTGACGGCCGTTGGACTTCCTACCCAAGACATCAGTCTGCTGGTGGCTGTTGACTGGCTTCT GGATCGTTTCCGTACCTCAGTGAATGTAGTTGGAGACTCATATGGGGCTGGCATCATCTACCATCTGTCCAAGGCAGAGCTGGATGCTCTGGACGCCCAACATGCAAAGTCTGATGACATAGAGATGATGACCAAGACCCAGACCTACTATGATGACCTCAAAAACCATCATGAAAACAACTCCAACCA